Proteins from a genomic interval of Schistocerca cancellata isolate TAMUIC-IGC-003103 chromosome 8, iqSchCanc2.1, whole genome shotgun sequence:
- the LOC126095110 gene encoding succinate dehydrogenase assembly factor 2, mitochondrial-like yields MFPVLLSRSAPCRGILATACPWLTRPVSLMSVKFSSQELFPPENITEPQIPPYKERVDEPTDLKRARLLYQSRKRGMLENGLLLSTFAAKHLSKMTPELLQQYDRLINLPSNDWDLYYWVTGVKPTPAEFENDAMKLLKEHVQNKERQLRIRQPDLD; encoded by the exons ATGTTTCCAGTGTTACTCAGCCGATCTGCACCGTGTCGGGGTATTCTG GCGACGGCCTGTCCTTGGTTAACGCGGCCTGTCTCTCTTATGTCAGTCAAGTTCAGCAGTCAAGAACTCTTTCCGCCAGAAAATATTACTGAACCACAGATACCCCCATATAAGGAAAGGGTGGACGAACCAACTGACTTGAAAAGGGCGAG GCTGCTGTACCAATCACGGAAGCGTGGTATGCTGGAGAATGGACTTCTGCTGAGTACTTTTGCAGCGAAACATCTCTCAAAAATgacaccagaattgctacagcagtACGATCGTCTTATCAATTTACCATCAAATGACTGGGACTTATATTACTGGGTTACTGGTGTTAAGCCAACTCCTGCAGAGTTCGAAAATGATGCTATGAAGCTGCTGAAAGAGCATGTACAAAACAAGGAGAGACAACTCCGGATTCGCCAGCCTGACCTTGACTaa